Proteins from a single region of Gordonia hongkongensis:
- a CDS encoding branched-chain amino acid ABC transporter permease produces the protein MDIISALQIAIAQLIGPSAIFYALLAIGLNLHFGYAGLLNFGQIAFALLGGYGVGIMAVNYDQPLWLGALIGIAAAGMLAVVLGLPTLRLRADYLAIVTIAASEILRLVFRSTSTDDFTRSTNGIYGYAGSFFSISPFDNGKQYSFLGVKFLGGDLWSMVVGWIVVGLLCVMVYLLVRSPWGRVLKAVREDEDAARSLGKNAYFYKMQALVLGGCIGGLAGVFNAFATQSINPDFYSTAQTFFAYGALILGGAATVFGPVLGAMLFWFLLAVPDALLRQATSGDDPLLNLSAQQVGAFRYVLLGLAIILMMVFRPQGLLGNKREVQLDA, from the coding sequence ATGGACATCATCTCAGCGCTCCAGATCGCGATCGCCCAGCTGATCGGCCCGTCGGCGATCTTCTACGCCCTGCTGGCCATCGGCCTGAACCTGCACTTCGGCTACGCCGGCCTGCTCAACTTCGGCCAGATCGCCTTCGCACTGCTCGGCGGATACGGCGTCGGCATCATGGCGGTGAACTACGACCAGCCGTTGTGGCTCGGCGCCCTCATCGGCATCGCCGCGGCCGGGATGCTGGCCGTGGTGCTCGGCCTGCCGACCCTGCGTCTGCGCGCGGACTATCTGGCGATCGTCACCATCGCCGCATCGGAGATCCTGCGTCTGGTCTTCCGTTCGACGTCGACCGACGATTTCACCCGCTCCACCAACGGCATCTACGGATACGCGGGCAGCTTCTTCTCCATCAGCCCGTTCGACAACGGCAAGCAGTACTCGTTCCTCGGGGTCAAGTTCCTCGGCGGCGACCTGTGGTCGATGGTGGTCGGCTGGATCGTCGTCGGCCTGCTGTGTGTGATGGTGTATCTGCTGGTCCGCAGTCCGTGGGGCCGCGTCCTCAAGGCGGTGCGCGAGGACGAGGACGCCGCCCGCTCGCTGGGTAAGAACGCCTACTTCTACAAGATGCAGGCCCTGGTACTCGGCGGTTGCATCGGCGGCCTCGCGGGTGTCTTCAATGCCTTTGCGACGCAGTCGATCAATCCCGACTTCTACTCGACCGCACAGACGTTCTTCGCCTACGGCGCGCTGATCCTCGGCGGGGCGGCGACGGTGTTCGGTCCGGTGCTCGGTGCCATGTTGTTCTGGTTCCTCCTCGCCGTGCCCGACGCACTGCTGCGGCAGGCCACGTCCGGCGACGACCCGCTGTTGAATCTGTCCGCGCAGCAGGTCGGCGCATTCCGCTACGTTCTGCTCGGTCTGGCGATCATCCTGATGATGGTGTTCAGACCGCAGGGCCTGCTCGGGAACAAGAGGGAGGTGCAGCTCGATGCCTGA
- a CDS encoding branched-chain amino acid ABC transporter permease: protein MLVFLAASMLFGLFGASPAAAAPGDSVRVFGVLRNGTDKVAGVELEAKDASGTVVGTATSSATGAWSINVPPGQYTIVINTDSLPDGVEVQKAELPVDVSGGTARPVIFSFGDVRTGTEVSAVSELTRLAIDGIRFGLIIAITGVGLSLIFGTTGLTNFAHGELVTLGAVIAWVINVKLGVQLIPATILAVIVGIGIGILNELGLWRPLRRRRTGLIAMLVVSIGLSLVLRYLILIFFSDRAEPFDDYQAQTQIGSGPFAITPVNLACIIISIVVLLGVALLLQRTRIGKAMRAVADNKDLAESSGIDVDRVILFVWALAGGLATLGGVMFALSELGGRVQWEMGFKLLLLMFAGITLGGLGTAYGALLGCVIVGLLVQLSTYILSPDLKYIGGLLILIIILTIRPQGILGSRARIG, encoded by the coding sequence ATGCTGGTGTTTCTCGCCGCGTCGATGCTGTTCGGGCTGTTCGGCGCCTCCCCGGCCGCGGCCGCGCCCGGCGACTCGGTCCGCGTCTTCGGCGTGCTGCGCAACGGTACGGACAAGGTCGCCGGCGTCGAACTCGAGGCCAAGGACGCATCCGGAACCGTTGTCGGCACCGCGACCTCGTCGGCCACGGGTGCGTGGTCCATCAACGTGCCACCCGGCCAGTACACGATCGTCATCAACACCGACTCACTCCCCGACGGCGTCGAGGTCCAGAAGGCGGAGCTGCCCGTCGACGTCAGTGGGGGCACCGCGCGACCGGTCATCTTCTCCTTCGGCGACGTCCGCACCGGCACCGAGGTGTCGGCGGTCTCCGAGCTGACACGGCTGGCCATCGACGGCATACGGTTCGGCCTGATCATCGCGATCACCGGCGTCGGTCTCAGCCTCATCTTCGGCACGACCGGGCTGACGAACTTCGCGCACGGCGAGTTGGTGACACTCGGCGCGGTGATCGCATGGGTGATCAACGTCAAGCTCGGCGTCCAGCTGATCCCGGCGACGATCCTGGCGGTGATCGTCGGGATCGGTATCGGCATCCTCAACGAGCTCGGTCTGTGGAGACCGTTGCGAAGACGACGAACCGGGCTGATCGCCATGCTCGTCGTGTCGATCGGCCTGTCGCTGGTGCTGCGCTACCTGATCCTGATCTTCTTCTCCGATCGCGCCGAACCGTTCGACGACTATCAGGCGCAGACCCAGATCGGCTCGGGCCCCTTCGCGATCACACCGGTCAACCTGGCCTGCATCATTATCAGTATCGTGGTCCTACTCGGCGTCGCACTGCTGTTGCAGCGCACCAGGATCGGCAAGGCCATGCGAGCGGTCGCCGACAACAAGGACCTCGCCGAGTCGTCGGGTATCGACGTCGACCGGGTCATCCTGTTCGTGTGGGCACTGGCCGGCGGTCTGGCGACGCTCGGCGGCGTGATGTTCGCGCTCTCCGAGCTCGGCGGCCGGGTGCAGTGGGAGATGGGCTTCAAACTGCTCCTGCTGATGTTCGCCGGCATCACACTCGGCGGTCTCGGCACGGCCTACGGCGCACTGCTCGGGTGTGTCATCGTCGGTCTGCTCGTCCAGTTGTCGACCTACATCCTCAGTCCGGACCTGAAATACATCGGCGGGCTGCTGATCCTGATCATCATCCTGACCATCCGGCCCCAGGGCATTCTCGGATCTCGAGCGAGGATCGGCTGA
- a CDS encoding AMP-binding protein: MSHNVAPRATTHYIYRGDRTAVIDGALRLTYADLYRRVGHVTAALEALGVRPGDRVAALCANSAVMLELHSAVPAHGSVLVPLNIRLSEPELVYILEHSGATLLVATVEFADRARAVAESVGIRVVVGGSADGADEYESLLAQAGAPIRRETDERGLLAINYTSGTTGRPKGVMYHHRGAYLQSLAMAYHSGLGPGSTYLWTLPMFHCDGWCFTWAVIAAGGTNLCLRSIDTGRIWRHLTEEGVTHFSAAPTVLTMIAEDPSAARLDRVVRAATGGAPPSPALLSRMAGLGIEITHLYGMTETFGPIVVNEWQPQWDDATDDERAVRKARQGIGNIVAGRVRVVSDEGRDVPSDGETIGELVVRGNNVMLGYYRDPAATAAATVDGWLRTGDLAVMHADGYVEIRDRSKDVIISGGENIASVEVERVLDSHPDVVESAVVGRTDEERAPQSGMTTPP; the protein is encoded by the coding sequence ATGTCGCACAACGTTGCGCCCAGAGCAACGACTCACTACATCTACAGGGGTGACCGCACCGCCGTCATCGACGGTGCGCTCCGCCTCACCTACGCCGACCTGTATCGGCGGGTCGGGCACGTCACCGCCGCGCTGGAGGCGCTCGGCGTCAGGCCGGGTGACCGCGTGGCCGCCCTCTGTGCGAACAGTGCGGTCATGCTCGAACTGCACAGCGCCGTGCCCGCGCACGGTTCGGTGTTGGTGCCGCTGAACATCCGGCTGTCCGAACCCGAGCTCGTCTACATCCTGGAGCACAGCGGTGCGACGCTCCTTGTCGCGACCGTTGAGTTCGCCGACCGTGCACGGGCGGTCGCCGAATCGGTGGGGATCCGGGTCGTCGTGGGTGGTTCAGCGGACGGCGCGGACGAGTACGAGTCGCTGCTCGCGCAGGCCGGGGCGCCGATTCGGCGGGAGACCGACGAGCGGGGGTTGCTGGCGATCAACTACACCTCGGGGACGACGGGCCGTCCGAAGGGCGTGATGTACCACCACCGCGGCGCGTACCTGCAGTCCTTGGCGATGGCGTACCACTCCGGTCTCGGACCGGGCTCGACATACCTGTGGACCCTACCCATGTTCCATTGCGACGGTTGGTGTTTCACCTGGGCCGTCATCGCCGCGGGTGGTACGAACCTCTGCCTGCGCAGCATCGACACCGGACGGATCTGGCGCCACCTCACCGAGGAAGGGGTGACTCACTTCAGCGCGGCTCCCACGGTGCTCACCATGATCGCGGAGGACCCGTCCGCGGCACGGCTCGACCGCGTCGTCCGGGCTGCGACGGGAGGTGCACCGCCATCTCCCGCGCTGCTCTCGCGGATGGCCGGGCTCGGCATCGAGATCACCCATCTTTACGGGATGACCGAGACGTTCGGCCCGATCGTCGTGAACGAGTGGCAGCCTCAGTGGGACGACGCCACGGACGACGAACGCGCCGTACGCAAGGCACGGCAGGGGATCGGGAACATCGTGGCAGGGCGGGTTCGGGTGGTGTCCGACGAGGGACGAGATGTCCCGTCCGACGGCGAGACCATCGGTGAATTGGTGGTCCGCGGCAACAACGTGATGCTCGGCTACTACCGCGACCCTGCGGCGACGGCCGCGGCCACCGTCGACGGCTGGTTGCGAACCGGTGATCTCGCGGTCATGCACGCCGACGGGTACGTCGAGATCCGGGACCGCAGCAAGGACGTCATCATCTCCGGCGGTGAGAACATCGCGTCGGTCGAGGTGGAGCGGGTGCTCGACAGCCATCCCGATGTCGTCGAGTCGGCGGTGGTCGGCCGTACCGACGAAGAACGTGCTCCGCAGTCAGGGATGACGACGCCGCCATGA
- a CDS encoding GNAT family N-acetyltransferase — translation MVPVSVSTTSDVELAASLLAQAFADDPVTVWMQPDTARHLIMFRTLLKYSHGPNSTLDLAMRDGQPVGAAAWDPPGHKVSALSQMVSMVGFFRAMGSRMSRGMKLEEEFGKRRPKEPHWYLGQIGAPVHGVGVGTSLLGHRLEQIDGPAYLECSNVRNVPLYERFGFSVTEEFELPLDGPKVWSMYRPLP, via the coding sequence ATGGTCCCGGTCAGCGTGTCCACCACCTCAGACGTCGAACTCGCCGCATCGCTCCTGGCGCAGGCCTTCGCCGACGACCCGGTGACGGTCTGGATGCAGCCCGACACGGCGCGGCACCTCATCATGTTCCGCACCCTGCTCAAGTACAGCCACGGCCCGAATTCGACGCTCGATCTCGCGATGCGTGACGGGCAACCGGTCGGTGCCGCCGCCTGGGATCCCCCGGGCCACAAGGTCTCGGCCCTGTCGCAGATGGTGTCGATGGTCGGCTTCTTCCGGGCGATGGGCTCGCGGATGAGCCGCGGGATGAAGCTCGAGGAGGAGTTCGGCAAACGACGTCCCAAGGAGCCGCACTGGTACCTCGGTCAGATCGGGGCGCCGGTGCACGGGGTCGGGGTGGGCACGTCTCTCCTGGGGCATCGACTCGAGCAGATCGACGGACCCGCCTATCTCGAGTGCTCGAACGTCCGCAACGTGCCCCTCTACGAGCGTTTCGGGTTCAGCGTGACCGAGGAGTTCGAACTGCCGCTCGACGGCCCCAAGGTGTGGTCCATGTACCGGCCCCTCCCGTGA
- a CDS encoding glycosyltransferase, which translates to MTIVGLDDGRTIVPDNRWDLVGSTSSRPLVSVVIPYYEQPHQLSLVLEALTAQTYPPDRLEVVVADDGSRVPPDVSAWTSRLAITVVRQEDKGFRAAAARNLGVAASNGSVLCFLDADTVPTAGYISHMVRLAAAVPDVLVVGRRKHGDLSQVEPRSVVEWLSAQRHLEAAHDHEPEWLVDAYDRTSNLLVPGWDGYKYMISAVMSCSRQLFDDVGGFDPSFVQYGGEDWEFANRAFMMGAVFAHEPDAVAWHDGPDWAERAVSERVSAKNVEALALAPLVTDPAARTAGLLYPIPDIVVLVSTDGHTAASLLHTVGSALRGSDAAAWLVGDDAETLVAQLGVRDSRIRIGGPDASTLSRCRFVVEVAGPVVFSADSLALLATRVAPGEGGQVTVDFGGLRPASVTLTASRARHRVRRWAEHTDLGADELLRRLFGVRTVRCDDVGIGVGGCEPALAW; encoded by the coding sequence GTGACGATCGTCGGACTCGACGATGGCCGGACCATCGTGCCCGACAATCGCTGGGACCTGGTCGGGAGTACTTCGTCGAGACCCTTGGTGAGCGTCGTGATCCCGTATTACGAGCAGCCACACCAACTCTCATTGGTCCTCGAGGCGTTGACGGCGCAGACCTATCCGCCGGATCGACTGGAGGTGGTGGTCGCCGACGACGGATCGAGAGTTCCCCCGGATGTGAGCGCGTGGACCTCCCGGTTGGCCATCACCGTGGTCAGGCAGGAGGACAAGGGATTTCGAGCCGCAGCCGCCCGCAACCTGGGTGTCGCTGCGTCGAACGGCTCGGTGCTGTGTTTCCTCGACGCGGACACGGTTCCGACCGCCGGCTACATCTCGCACATGGTCCGACTGGCCGCCGCGGTGCCCGATGTACTCGTGGTCGGCCGTCGTAAGCACGGGGACCTGAGTCAGGTCGAGCCGCGCTCGGTGGTCGAATGGCTGTCCGCCCAGCGGCATCTCGAGGCCGCGCACGACCACGAACCCGAGTGGCTGGTCGACGCCTATGACCGCACATCCAACCTCCTGGTCCCGGGCTGGGACGGCTACAAGTACATGATCAGCGCGGTGATGAGCTGCAGCCGACAGCTGTTCGACGACGTGGGAGGATTCGACCCTTCGTTCGTCCAGTACGGGGGAGAGGATTGGGAATTCGCGAACCGGGCTTTCATGATGGGTGCGGTGTTCGCTCACGAACCCGACGCCGTCGCCTGGCACGACGGACCCGACTGGGCAGAACGCGCTGTGTCCGAACGGGTCTCGGCGAAGAATGTCGAAGCGTTGGCCCTCGCCCCGCTCGTCACCGACCCGGCGGCCCGGACCGCCGGGCTGCTGTATCCGATCCCGGACATCGTCGTGCTGGTGTCGACGGACGGCCACACCGCGGCTTCGCTGCTGCACACCGTCGGCAGCGCCCTGCGCGGGTCCGATGCCGCCGCCTGGCTTGTCGGGGACGACGCCGAAACGCTGGTTGCTCAGCTCGGAGTCCGTGATTCGCGAATCCGGATCGGTGGCCCGGACGCGTCGACGCTGTCGCGGTGCAGGTTCGTCGTCGAGGTTGCCGGGCCCGTGGTCTTCTCCGCTGATTCGCTCGCGCTCCTCGCGACGCGCGTCGCACCGGGGGAGGGTGGCCAGGTGACGGTGGACTTCGGCGGGTTGCGGCCGGCGTCGGTCACGCTCACGGCGTCGCGTGCACGACACCGTGTCCGACGCTGGGCGGAGCACACCGACCTGGGTGCCGATGAGCTCCTGAGGCGTCTGTTCGGGGTCCGGACAGTGCGTTGCGACGATGTCGGGATCGGCGTCGGCGGCTGCGAACCGGCGTTGGCCTGGTGA
- a CDS encoding ANTAR domain-containing response regulator translates to MVTVTDSATTAAGETTTTHRVLVAEDDSLIRMDLTEMLREEGYDVVGEAPNGQVAVELTESLAPDLVIMDIKMPVRDGIDAATEIAEKRLAPVVMLTAFSQRDFIDKARDAGAMAYLVKPFTKADLVPAIEVAVSRYQELKQLEREVATMNERLETRKLVERAKGLLMEKQALSEPEAFKWIQRAAMDRRTTMKAVAQVVVETLGSD, encoded by the coding sequence ATGGTGACGGTGACCGACAGTGCGACGACCGCAGCCGGTGAGACCACGACAACACACCGCGTGCTGGTGGCCGAGGACGATTCGTTGATCCGGATGGATCTGACCGAGATGCTGCGTGAAGAGGGCTACGACGTCGTCGGCGAGGCGCCGAACGGGCAGGTCGCCGTGGAGTTGACCGAGTCGCTGGCCCCCGACCTCGTGATCATGGACATCAAGATGCCCGTGCGCGACGGTATCGATGCCGCGACCGAGATCGCCGAGAAGCGCCTCGCCCCGGTCGTCATGCTGACCGCGTTCAGCCAACGCGACTTCATCGACAAGGCGCGCGACGCCGGTGCCATGGCCTACCTCGTCAAGCCGTTCACGAAGGCCGATCTGGTGCCGGCCATCGAGGTGGCGGTGAGTCGCTACCAGGAGCTCAAACAGCTCGAGCGTGAGGTCGCGACCATGAACGAGCGGCTGGAGACCCGCAAGCTCGTGGAGCGGGCCAAGGGCCTGCTGATGGAGAAGCAGGCTCTGTCCGAACCAGAGGCCTTCAAATGGATACAGCGCGCGGCCATGGACCGCCGGACCACCATGAAAGCCGTTGCGCAGGTTGTCGTCGAGACGCTCGGCAGCGACTGA
- a CDS encoding ABC transporter substrate-binding protein has protein sequence MSVRFLRSGAVVVTAAATLVIAGCSSSDSGSDGGSEASSSAAVESTPAPPGLGLAQKLACNPPKAVPGPASTAALKVGTLLPATGSLAFLGPPMEAGVELAIKDINAAGGVLDQPVELVTGDSGDTTTDTANATVDRELSAGTQVIIGAASSSVSLKVIDKVANAGAVMFSPANTSDEFTCYEDKGQYFRTAPADTLQAQALSQTMAEDGVQRVSILALNDPYGTGLADNTVRDLEAAGVPADQIQKIIYDPNAQSFNAEVDQVKNFNPDGIAVIGFEESAKIITRMHEVGIGPSDGKLVYGVDGNMGNALGEAVGPGLLAGMKGTTPLTQTSGDFQAALKEVDGDLIDFNYSGESYDATVLSALAATAAKSTDGRAIAANIIGVTNGEENCDSYQACLDLLNGGKTIAYVGKTGNLAFNAAGEPSVGSYGVLEFDDANKLLTPTRKYVSVAAQ, from the coding sequence ATGTCCGTACGCTTTTTGAGGAGCGGGGCAGTGGTCGTGACCGCGGCGGCGACGCTGGTGATCGCGGGCTGTAGCAGTTCAGATTCGGGTTCCGACGGCGGTTCCGAGGCGTCGTCGAGTGCCGCCGTCGAGTCGACCCCCGCACCTCCGGGCCTCGGCCTCGCACAGAAGCTGGCGTGCAACCCGCCCAAGGCTGTCCCCGGCCCGGCGAGCACGGCCGCACTCAAGGTCGGCACCCTGCTCCCGGCGACCGGTTCGCTGGCCTTCCTCGGACCGCCCATGGAGGCGGGCGTGGAGCTCGCGATCAAGGACATCAATGCCGCCGGCGGGGTTCTCGACCAACCCGTCGAGCTCGTCACCGGTGACTCTGGAGACACCACGACAGACACGGCCAACGCCACCGTCGACCGCGAACTCAGCGCCGGAACGCAGGTGATCATCGGTGCCGCGTCGTCCTCGGTGTCGTTGAAGGTGATCGACAAGGTCGCCAATGCGGGTGCGGTCATGTTCTCGCCCGCCAACACCTCCGACGAATTCACCTGTTACGAGGACAAGGGGCAGTACTTCCGCACCGCACCGGCGGATACCCTCCAGGCGCAGGCGCTCTCGCAGACGATGGCCGAAGACGGCGTGCAGCGCGTGTCGATCCTCGCGCTCAACGACCCGTACGGAACCGGACTGGCCGACAACACCGTTCGCGATCTCGAGGCCGCGGGTGTCCCGGCCGACCAGATCCAGAAGATCATCTACGACCCGAACGCCCAGTCGTTCAACGCCGAGGTCGATCAGGTGAAGAACTTCAACCCAGACGGCATCGCGGTCATCGGTTTCGAGGAGAGCGCCAAGATCATCACACGTATGCACGAGGTGGGCATCGGCCCGAGCGACGGCAAGCTCGTCTACGGTGTCGACGGCAACATGGGCAACGCCCTCGGTGAGGCCGTCGGTCCGGGCCTGCTCGCCGGTATGAAGGGCACCACGCCGCTCACCCAGACCAGCGGTGACTTCCAGGCGGCCCTGAAGGAGGTCGACGGCGATCTCATCGACTTCAACTACTCGGGTGAGAGTTACGACGCCACGGTGCTGAGTGCACTCGCGGCCACCGCGGCCAAGTCGACCGACGGCCGCGCGATCGCGGCAAACATCATCGGGGTGACCAACGGCGAGGAGAACTGCGACTCCTACCAGGCCTGCCTGGACCTGCTGAACGGTGGCAAGACGATCGCCTACGTCGGCAAGACCGGCAACCTGGCGTTCAACGCAGCCGGTGAGCCGAGTGTCGGCTCGTACGGTGTGTTGGAGTTCGACGACGCCAACAAGCTGCTCACCCCGACGCGCAAGTACGTCTCGGTCGCGGCGCAGTAA
- a CDS encoding ABC transporter ATP-binding protein — MSTDPGPGQLTPAQLAATAEEHRKLAGDALMRADDITAGYLPGINILEECNFYLGDGEIVGIIGPNGAGKSTLLKTLFGLIPVRKGSVTLRGDDITSAKAHVLVDKGVGYVPQTQNVFSALTIEENLEMGVYLRPKTFAKRFDFVSELFPLLSERRKIKAGALSGGERQMVAMGRALMMDPAVLLLDEPSAGLSPMFQDEVFIRCKAINATGVSIIMVEQNARRCLQICDRGYVLDQGRNAYTDTGRNLATDPKIIELYLGTLAGSSEKN; from the coding sequence ATGAGCACCGACCCCGGTCCCGGACAGCTGACGCCCGCGCAACTCGCGGCCACCGCCGAGGAGCACCGCAAGCTGGCCGGCGACGCCCTGATGCGGGCCGACGACATCACCGCCGGCTACCTGCCCGGCATCAACATCCTCGAGGAATGCAACTTCTACCTCGGTGACGGGGAGATCGTCGGGATCATCGGCCCCAACGGTGCCGGGAAGTCGACGCTGTTGAAGACCCTGTTCGGACTGATCCCGGTGCGCAAGGGTTCGGTGACCCTCCGTGGCGACGACATCACCTCGGCAAAGGCCCATGTTCTCGTCGACAAGGGTGTCGGTTACGTCCCGCAGACACAGAATGTGTTCTCCGCGTTGACGATCGAGGAGAATCTCGAGATGGGCGTCTATCTGCGGCCCAAGACCTTCGCCAAGCGATTCGACTTCGTGTCCGAACTCTTCCCGCTGCTCTCGGAACGGCGAAAGATCAAGGCGGGTGCGCTGTCCGGCGGCGAACGGCAGATGGTCGCGATGGGCCGTGCGCTGATGATGGACCCGGCGGTACTGCTGCTCGACGAGCCGTCGGCCGGTCTGTCCCCGATGTTCCAGGACGAGGTGTTCATCCGCTGCAAGGCCATCAACGCGACCGGCGTCTCGATCATCATGGTCGAGCAGAACGCCCGGCGGTGCCTGCAGATCTGCGACCGCGGGTATGTCCTCGACCAGGGCCGCAACGCCTATACGGACACCGGCCGCAACCTGGCCACCGACCCCAAGATCATCGAGCTCTACCTCGGCACGCTCGCGGGCAGCTCCGAGAAGAACTGA
- a CDS encoding WcbI family polysaccharide biosynthesis putative acetyltransferase: protein MTSSDTVLVDGRTRHYGEFYGVTEAQMNDDEQLLVVWGNCQAEALRIVLSSSPDLPFRTIRVPPVHELESTDIAHVERLVRRAAVIVSQPVRARYRGLPIGGPDLAEIAPAATVVVWPVIRYGGLFPFQVIARHPARPSAVPAAVPYHDLRTVLAVRAGRTRFDEWDVEVSADRFREAAQWSVAQLEVRERRHCDVGISDILLDVGADAAHTINHPGNRVLLTLGGRILEALGASAPVPPSRDLLGNIRAPLERRVIDALGIQAPPRTSWDVDGAVLTEKEVHRSQMQWYAEHPEFIDAVLDRYGDLIEILGMS from the coding sequence ATGACGTCGAGTGACACCGTGCTGGTGGACGGGCGGACCCGACACTACGGCGAGTTCTACGGCGTCACCGAGGCGCAGATGAACGATGACGAGCAGCTGCTCGTCGTCTGGGGAAACTGCCAGGCCGAAGCGCTGCGGATCGTGCTGTCCAGCTCCCCGGACCTTCCGTTCCGCACCATTCGAGTCCCACCGGTCCACGAACTCGAGTCCACCGACATCGCTCATGTCGAACGCCTCGTCCGCCGGGCCGCGGTCATCGTCTCTCAGCCGGTACGTGCCCGATACCGGGGGCTCCCGATCGGTGGACCCGACCTCGCGGAGATAGCGCCGGCCGCGACCGTCGTGGTGTGGCCGGTCATCCGCTACGGCGGGTTGTTCCCGTTTCAGGTCATCGCCCGACATCCCGCGCGACCGTCCGCAGTACCCGCTGCTGTTCCCTACCACGATCTCCGGACCGTCCTGGCGGTCAGAGCCGGCCGGACCCGCTTCGACGAATGGGATGTCGAGGTCTCCGCCGACCGCTTCCGGGAGGCCGCACAGTGGAGTGTGGCCCAGCTCGAGGTTCGCGAGCGGCGACACTGCGACGTCGGGATCTCCGACATCCTGCTCGACGTCGGGGCCGACGCCGCACATACGATCAACCATCCCGGCAACCGGGTACTACTGACCCTCGGCGGTCGGATTCTCGAGGCGCTCGGGGCATCGGCGCCGGTCCCGCCGTCACGCGACCTGCTCGGCAACATCCGGGCGCCGCTGGAACGACGGGTGATCGACGCGCTCGGTATCCAGGCGCCCCCGCGGACGTCCTGGGACGTCGACGGTGCGGTGCTGACCGAGAAAGAGGTGCACCGCAGTCAGATGCAGTGGTACGCAGAGCATCCCGAGTTCATCGACGCCGTGCTGGACCGGTACGGCGATCTCATCGAGATCCTGGGAATGTCATGA
- a CDS encoding ABC transporter ATP-binding protein, whose translation MPDDSAYTGTAAIRATRRDLTALSATERAQLFAGVAAESGSPKPDPIIVVDNISRTFGGIKAVQVDHLEVQRGAITGLIGPNGAGKTTFFNLITGFDKPDSGTWSLNGDSLGRMVPHQVARRGMVRTFQLTKALAKLTVLDNVRLGATGQRGEHFLAALAPWVWRRQEAEVTERAHELLRRFKLDAKADDFAGSLSGGQRKLLEMARALMTDPEIVMLDEPMAGVNPALTQSLLEHIKSLRDEGVTVVFVEHDMDVIRDISDWVVVMAQGQIIAESLPDRLGDNDAVVDAYLGGHHDQALEFDDQGRPVGATAVLAEKVEAAIEATLEEGGDLSEVTELPSATPDTKDGR comes from the coding sequence ATGCCTGACGACTCCGCCTACACGGGTACTGCGGCCATCCGGGCGACGCGCCGGGACCTCACCGCGCTCTCGGCCACCGAGCGTGCCCAGCTGTTCGCCGGTGTGGCCGCCGAGTCGGGTTCGCCCAAACCCGATCCGATCATCGTGGTGGACAACATCTCCCGTACTTTCGGCGGCATCAAGGCGGTGCAGGTCGATCATCTCGAGGTGCAGCGCGGCGCCATCACCGGCCTCATCGGCCCCAACGGCGCGGGCAAGACCACCTTCTTCAACCTGATCACCGGCTTCGACAAGCCCGACTCGGGCACGTGGTCGCTCAACGGCGACTCCCTGGGCCGGATGGTTCCGCATCAGGTGGCCCGCCGTGGCATGGTGCGCACCTTCCAGCTCACCAAGGCGCTCGCGAAACTGACTGTGCTGGACAATGTCCGACTCGGCGCGACCGGGCAGCGGGGCGAGCATTTCCTCGCCGCACTCGCGCCCTGGGTGTGGCGCAGACAGGAGGCCGAGGTCACCGAACGCGCACACGAGTTGCTCCGGCGCTTCAAGCTCGACGCCAAGGCCGACGACTTCGCCGGCTCCCTGTCGGGCGGGCAGCGCAAGCTGCTGGAGATGGCGCGCGCCCTGATGACCGACCCCGAGATCGTGATGCTCGACGAGCCCATGGCGGGCGTCAACCCGGCCCTCACCCAGAGTCTGCTCGAACACATCAAGTCGCTGCGGGACGAAGGGGTCACGGTCGTCTTCGTCGAACACGACATGGACGTCATCCGCGACATCAGCGACTGGGTCGTCGTGATGGCCCAGGGTCAGATCATCGCCGAGTCGCTCCCGGATCGCCTGGGCGACAACGACGCCGTCGTGGACGCGTACCTCGGCGGGCATCACGACCAGGCCCTGGAGTTCGACGATCAGGGCCGGCCGGTGGGCGCCACCGCGGTCCTCGCGGAGAAGGTCGAGGCGGCCATCGAGGCCACGCTGGAGGAGGGCGGCGATCTCTCCGAGGTCACCGAGTTGCCCTCGGCGACCCCCGACACGAAGGACGGACGATGA